Proteins from a single region of Drosophila biarmipes strain raj3 chromosome 3R, RU_DBia_V1.1, whole genome shotgun sequence:
- the LOC108032061 gene encoding TATA box-binding protein-associated factor RNA polymerase I subunit B, with product MEDVLETMQLQDMQCDVCGEKTFQEREGFYYCVECGTQKDQIRAVDITAEINFNDTTKYASRTIRKPKEVANDDHNDPTSWEFYNYVLRGFLQELLNMGAKPELKLMTLQVWAAYMSRMEVAFCRGNTIGLPKLNVRALLRDARVIYKYQPPKVKRGKKQTASDPNDDRAKIRLWNRMKRNLDASGYKKQGGASESDGRSIGIQWSTRARKSLKRQMTLKHLDKHSERSMSCHTLKPMAKQLHNFDRNVYLLNLTKLFVVLGIALNMVEDDIQLTDLLRFIDEEHLAKRFMQNYLPENLATRGKSLLKDMEFSRQKDKCTHTSLRQQISFLSRFISLTDYQKPNLHSLAERYILELGLPPRLAKYVGGLIDLYPPKFYNALGIHVYPQFEARTMAYIIYAMKLLFGLDDIKEQKISESAAKINEQLLEVGGPEAPLLFVFTEWMEFVEIRKVIVSHYNQSFARRFGVATKNGRQVDDILAKELKEKEQGNTLNEEAGTPALRRQQENLTLIIETMLKEHFGESSQESMEKDHIEFQPTLTPAHSYFKRIQLQASRSDGAHVTVKIPDCMQVDHTQRNLDPFVLETKELSQYLAQHGLGLRVEELACQEDIQKVGLFRPLINLRGENREFRANCDIKTETWLGELKRKEKRPDLRFYQPTGKYNSRYLKIIKQGFRKRELLEQNNPYWEITETPSFSIKLNDMEVPLDTLSSLQTFKEGNMDPLNVPLDQPRRHLEKKLNSKGQDKESEVRTKDICDEPTDAEKLLLQVSNFDCWLLHGYMKMARHSDKRVVRQLFSCSFRWLLETCASTIGVDWEVLYEQLLVIEVMFHHSIVNWSNHKEVLCIRHNTQEKDIRTLARTYKDFW from the exons ATGGAGGATGTCCTGGAGACGATGCAGCTGCAGGACATGCAGTGCGACGTGTGCGGGGAGAAGACGTTCCAGGAGCGCGAGGGATTCTACTACTGCGTGGAGTGCGGCACGCAGAAGGATCAGATTCGAGCGGTGGACATAACCGCGGAGATAAACTTCAATGACACCACCAAGTACGCCTCCCGGACCATCCGCAAGCCGAAGGAGGTGGCCAACGACGACCACAACGACCCCACCTCGTGGGAGTTCTACAACTACGTGCTGCGCGGCTTCCTCCAGGAGCTGCTCAACATGGGCGCCAAGCCGGAGCTCAAGCTGATGACCCTGCAGGTGTGGGCAGCCTACATGTCCCGCATGGAGGTCGCCTTCTGCCGGGGCAACACCATAGGACTGCCCAAGCTGAATGTGCGAGCGCTGCTCAG AGATGCCCGCGTCATCTACAAATACCAGCCGCCCAAAGTCAAGAGGGGCAAAAAGCAAACTGCAAGCGACCCAAACGACGATCGCGCCAAGATCAGATTGTGGAACAGGATGAAG CGCAACCTCGACGCCTCGGGCTACAAGAAACAAGGAGGTGCTTCAGAGTCCGATGGAAGAAGTATCGGCATTCAATGGTCAACACGTGCCCGCAAGTCCCTAAAACGCCAGATGACCCTGAAGCACCTGGACAAGCACAGTGAACGCAGCATGTCGTGCCACACCCTGAAACCCATGGCCAAGCAACTACATAATTTTGACCGCAACGTATACCTCCTCAACTTGACGAAGTTATTCGTTGTGCTGGGCATAGCCCTTAACATGGTGGAAGATGATATCCAGCTAACGGACCTGCTGCGGTTCATTGATGAGGAGCACTTGGCCAAGCGGTTCATGCAGAACTATCTGCCTGAAAATTTGGCCACCAGGGGAAAGTCGCTGCTCAAGGATATGGAGTTCAGCCGCCAAAAGGACAAGTGCACTCACACG TCCTTGCGCCAACAAATCTCCTTTCTTTCGCGATTTATAAGTTTGACTGATTACCAGAAACCGAATCTGCACTCCCTGGCGGAGCGCTATATCTTGGAATTGGGCCTGCCTCCACGCCTAGCAAAGTACGTGGGCGGCCTCATCGACCTGTATCCGCCAAAGTTCTACAACGCCTTGGGTATTCACGTGTACCCGCAGTTTGAGGCCAGGACAATGGCCTATATCATTTATGCCATGAAGCTGCTCTTCGGCTTGGACGACATCAAGGAGCAAAAGATATCCGAATCGGCGGCAAAGATCAACGAGCAACTGCTGGAAGTCGGCGGACCAGAAGCTCCTTTGCTGTTTGTGTTCACCGAATGGATGGAGTTCGTGGAGATACGAAAAGTGATTGTGTCACATTACAATCAGAGCTTTGCCCGACGCTTCGGGGTAGCCACCAAAAATGGTAGGCAGGTGGATGACATCTTGGCCAAGGAGCTGAAGGAAAAGGAACAAGGGAACACCTTAAACGAGGAGGCGGGCACGCCGGCATTGAGGCGTCAGCAGGAAAACCTGACACTCATCATCGAAACTATGCTGAAGGAGCACTTTGGCGAGTCCAGCCAAGAAAGTATGGAAAAGGATCACATTGAATTCCAGCCTACCCTGACTCCGGCTCACTCCTACTTCAAAAGAATCCAGCTGCAAGCCTCGCGGTCTGATGGTGCGCATGTGACCGTAAAGATTCCAGACTGCATGCAGGTGGACCACACGCAGCGGAACCTGGATCCATTTGTCCTAGAGACCAAAGAGCTCTCCCAGTACTTGGCCCAGCACGGTCTAGGCCTGCGAGTGGAGGAGCTGGCCTGCCAGGAGGACATCCAAAAAGTAGGCCTTTTCCGGCCACTGATAAATCTGCGAGGCGAGAATCGGGAGTTCCGAGCCAACTGTGATATTAAAACCGAGACATGGCTCGGCGAACTAAAAAGGAAAGAGAAGCGCCCGGACCTCAGATTCTATCAGCCCACTGGTAAATATAATAGCCGGTatctcaaaattataaaacaaggTTTTAGAAAGCGTGAACTGCTTGAGCAAAATAATCCTTATTGGGAGATCACCGAGACGCCGAGTTTCTCGATCAAATTGAACGACATGGAGGTGCCACTAGACACCTTGAGCTCGCTGCAAACCTTTAAGGAGGGAAACATGGACCCCTTAAACGTCCCGCTCGATCAGCCTCGTCGCCATCTGGAGAAAAAGCTAAATTCCAAAGGGCAAGATAAGGAATCTGAAGTAAGAACAAAGGATATATGTGACGAACCGACAGACGCCGAGAAACTGTTGCTGCAAGTATCCAACTTTGATTGCTGGCTTCTGCACGGCTACATGAAGATGGCTCGGCACTCAGACAAGCGTGTGGTGCGCCAGTTGTTTTCCTGCTCCTTCCGCTGGCTGCTGGAGACCTGTGCCAGCACCATCGGCGTGGATTGGGAGGTGCTCTACGAACAGCTTCTGGTCATAGAGGTGATGTTTCACCACAGCATTGTGAACTGGAGCAACCACAAGGAAGTCCTATGTATTCGGCACAATACGCAAGAGAAGGACATCCGAACTCTGGCGAGGACGTACAAGGACTTTTGGTAG